The window aaatacatagctactggtacataccctcagccccgagggtgaactactccctcctcgtcatggagagcaccgggatgatgaagatggccaccggtgatgatttcccctctggcagggtgccggaacagggtcccgattggtttttggtggctacaaaggcttgcgttggtggaactcccgatctaggttctgttctggaggtttggggatatataagaggtgttggcgtcgagaacaagtcaggggagtccacgaggggcccacaaggtcgggggcgcgccctaggggggcgcccccacccttgtggtggcctcgggactcctctggtgcatctctggtactccgtgggcttcttttggtccaaaaacagTCGTCggaaagttttaggtcaattggactccgtttgatattcctttcctgcgaaactcaaaaacaaggaaaaaacataaactggcactgggctctgggttaataggttagtcccaaaaatcatataaatagcatataaatgcatgtaaaacatccaagatagataatataatagcatggaaaatcaaaaattatagatacgttggagacgtatcatggccccgtaggttcggtaaaccatagacatgaacgaaaccccttttgttcaatgaccgatagcagaaccgtggacatccatattggtccctatgattacacgaatgatattcgagtgtacctttggttatcatgtgatgttccctttgctccgcgatactttacaaaacccggtgtgcatcggtatcctcctgagacatcaccatgctcactatactaTTGCtcccgttaccggttttgttcttatttctcgttgacgtgttccggcatccccgtgacatagtcacctgtgtctggctaGATGATGGTGGATTCTGTCACACCGAGAGGGTCCTAAGAATATCTATCCAtcgttggaggagcaaatcccactctcaagctgtccggtcacttgtcaaactttccggtgTGCCTGAAAGTTGTTGTTATGATAACCTTGTTACAGATAACGTTTGAGCAACCCGAAAGCCCACCGTCTGGTAGGAAGTGACCCGAGACACTCTCATGGTATGAGGAAGTAAAACACATGCTAGCACTTTGTGTTATAACAGATGATTTCAGACGATATAATCACATAGTATAATAGACaagtattgggtcgattcaatatgatcattcttctagCGTCATATATATCCTCAATGTTATTTTAGGATTATCTTTACACTTAACGATGTCCTAAGATCCGgaaacgtgatcaccaacaacacttgagccagtcttagaggcgagaccgggaacctattgtttatcatttatcatttcacacgtgattatgagttttccactaaatcgcatattccaggatcataccaGTTATaccatgaaatataaactcttaattatgaataatggaaatataataatacaatattattgcctctagggcacatttccaacaaTTATTTCTATTATGTTATTGCTAACACGTTGCAGGTACGAGAAGCTTGAAAACAAAGTGAAGAAAGTATGCTTATATCTGAAAATGCTACATAACCAGCTCCAAAACGAGGACAAATTTAGGCGCCATTGTTCTATTGCATCTCAGCCGCAATGCCAACCAAACGCGCGAAGACATCACTTGTGGAGGAGCCATCACCATCTTGGCCAACACACTTGGTCTCGACTTCGACGTGATATATCCATTAGGCGGTAACCGTTTTGTTTCTCTTCCAGTTCTCTGTAGCGCTAGTATGACTGTCACTATGAATGGTAGGATCCTTATTCGTATCCCTAGAATTGGGCATTTGCTACCCACTCCCATACCTAAACATTTCTTGATCGAGGACGATATTTTACATtatgatgcacatgatgaagaGGAAAGGAGGATTCTGATGCAACCATGCTAAAAGATTTGGATGAAGAAAAACTCACACCTGAACAAGAGGTGTACCCGAAGATGATGATGAATGAGTTAGGATGTATGCTACATATATTGATGCCTATGAGGTCGGAGAGTCCTACAAACAACATGAGCAGTTTTGTGGTGGAGTATTACCTGGAGATGTATATGGATAATAGTCTATAGATATAAGGGTGTAATGCCTATATGCAATCATGCCACATATAATCATACACGTAAAAAATCCACTTTAATCGATacgcaatagtaatttgttcaccacaccTATTCTATGCTTTatggagagatgccactagtgaagttATGGATCCTAGTCCATTCATATTTATTACTTTCAACCTCGATTAATCATTATTATTTACAATATGAAATGTTTATTTAATTACTTGCAATTATCAATTACATCCACTCTATACATTCCTTCATGTAATTGGCAAGGTTTATGAGACCGACAACCTCACTGGTTTCATTGGGGACCAAGACAACTTTCACAATTGCGTGTAAGTGACGATAATCGGATATAGTCCACACTCTTATAGGTTTGAGAAATCTGTAGGTCATCCAATTGAGAGAAAAATGTTNNNNNNNNNNNNNNNNNNNNNNNNNNNNNNNNNNNNNNNNNNNNNNNNNNNNNNNNNNNNNNNNNNNNNNNNNNNNNNNNNNNNNNNNNNNNNNNNNNNNNNNNNNNNNNNNNNNNNNNNNNNNNNNNNNNNNNNNNNNNNNNNNNNNNNNNNNNNNNNNNNNNNNNNNNNNNNNNNNNNNNNNNNNNNNNNNNNNNNNNNNNNNNNNNNNNNNTAACAGAGATGAAGCAGTCCTACTACATGATTTGGATGTATAAAAGAAGTATGCACATGTCTCAAGGTGAGAGTAGTGAATGCTCAATACCGAAGGGGCTACCATATGAAAGACGAAATTGACGTGCATAAAATTTTGAACAAACTCAATGTACTACACAAGTGTTGTGTGACATTAACATAGAACCATACAACCAAGTACTCAGAGGGGGTACTTTGGTATGAGTTAACCATTTTGCATCTAGACTTGAACCAAAGTCGTCAGTTTACTTACAACACCACATCAACACTTTGATTTTACTCATGTTTCTACCTAAGTTAGTAGCTTTTAGTTTATTAGGTGAAAGAATGGCCTAGGTTCAGTCAACTTTAGCACACTAACCACTTCCAGTTAGGTTCATCTATCACAATGCCAATCTATTGTTATCAAATTATCTCGAAACAATTGCAAAAAATCCAGTTCTCATTTAAACTTCTAGAGTTCATGATTTTTTTATCATGCCACTTATACATACTTATTATCATTTAAGTACAAACATTTTAGTGCCATGCCATATACAAATCAATTCACAAACCAATTGCAATTCCAactctccaaaatatataagtgagctACGAAGAGTTTAAAGTGTTTTTTACTttgaccatgctctaaaatatacaaGTGAAGTTGTAGAGCAATTCTAAAAACATGTAGCCATTTTGTTTTTAATGATGTTATCCATTGTCAGCATGATTTATGGTGGCACAATGATGGTAGGTTCCCTTGTGCTTTTGGTAACATTTTTGGGATAGAGATAGTGCCACAGATTTAGCCTTCATGCGGTATGGGTGATCCAGCTCGGCCCAGTACAACCAACGAGGGCTTGTGTTTTGTGGAGCAGACAACATGATTAGGAAGACGTATAAGACGAGGGTATCTGCAACGAGAAGATGAAGGCTCCATTGAAAGAGAGAACAAAAGAAAAGCTGATCGCAAACCCTAGCCTCGTCCTCAATTGGTCGTGGCTATGGCACGTCCACTAAGATGACGGAGGTTACTATTGAGAATGATAAAACAACATATATTCACAGTGACAATGTTCATTTTTAATATATATACAATTCCACAGTTAAGTTGTCACTGTTCGAGCAAAGGAAGCACTACACCCGAGTTGCACTCTGTAGGGTCATCGAGGAGCGGCAAGCTACTCATGAGAACGTGGGGGTCAAGGACACGTAGAGGAACTAGTGGCGAGCAATGGGAAAAGGCAGAGGCAGGATAGGTGAAGGCAAATGCTAATGGTTCTCCCGACAAgcgcttatgttggggtggcggTGGTGCGATCATGCGTGATCACCATGGCAAGCAGATAGGAGATGTAAGACTTTTTTCAGGAATGTCATCATGGCTTGTTTTATCGATTTGGTAAAAAGGTTACATCGTTTGCAAGAACATTATCCAGGAAGTCCGGGGGTTCATCAGCCCAATTACAAGAACTATTGCTATCATAAGCAAATTTCGCTAAACTATGAGCAACTTCATTTGCTTCCTGGTTACAGTGCGAAATTGAACCGCACTAGTTGCAATAATaatctctcatttcattttttttatttagcATTTTTAGCAAAACATTTCATTTGCTTGGGTCAGAGTCGTTTTGACGCTCGCGAGTTCAGCTGGTCCACGGATTTTCGGCTCCACGTGGCGTGTGTGATTCAGCCCGGCCCGGCCCACGAGGGGGCCCGTTTTGTGGAGGAGACAGCGTGACTAAACCAGAGGATGAGAGCCGCAAGGGAAAGAGGGAAGCCTCCATCTCCagcgagaagagaagagaagacgagccccaaaccctagcctcgATCCTCGCCCACCCCGGTTCACCATGGCGCTACGCAGCCTGGCCGCGAGGATGCgggtccctgccgccgccgccgccgccgccgcccggctcccgTCGGCCCCTCGCGTTTCGCCGGCGTCCGGCAGTCGGGCCCtccctttctcctcctcctccagtaAGGTATGCCCCTTCTCCCCCTGCACACCGCGCTCGCTCAGGCAAACCACTGGCTGGAGTAGGCAGTGCTAGAGCTTCCCCCTGCGTGTGATGATCATGTATGCCTGCAAATCGACGAAATAGACCGATAATTTCTTTGATTTCCTCGGCTCCGGATCTAGACCCTTCGCCGTGACCAACTCTTGCTGCTGCGTTGCTACTTGTTTCGTTGAGCAATTTATAAACTGTATTGGCGTtacatagtttccaaaggcacgccCTTGGTGCAAAGGCCGCATACCTGCATTGCTAGCTAATGAATTTTGAATGCAAATTAATCCTTTTTAAGGGGTGAATCTATGATTTTGAATATGATTTTGCACTACCAAACCATTCAACTAGGTTTATCATCAATTGCATATTTGTTCATAATATATTTAttgggtaatgtgtgtattgatttttttgtataaacttggtcaacttgagacaagattaatagtacgtaTAAACCCGGCTGGAGGGATTATGTCTGTGCTTTAGCTCCCCCGTCCATGAGCCTATTTGCAAGAAGAAAGGGATGCTGTCAACTGTAGGAGGCTTGTCAGTAATCTCCCATTGCAGTTGATATTTGCTACATGTTTCTTACCTTCTATGCACTTGTTCATCTGAATTGGTGGTCTTGCCCTTTACAAACGCATGGTTTTCGTGGTCGCCATGCTTTCACTGTTACAAATTATGCATAGATGCACATGCAAGTTGTTTAGTGACTATCCTTGTTAGCAGTATTTTTAAAGAGATGTGGCTGTTATAGATAattctaacttgacaacaatttgtATTGTCATGAAaatttccccctttcccctctgcaCGAGATTGACGGGATTTTACAGCACATTTTAACATGAAAACCATTTGTATTGTCATGAAAACGTTGATCGTTTTTACCTTGCATGAGGCTGGTGCTCAGAATTTGTCAACTACCAGCATGACTTTCTCATATATTTTAGTTATTCATGGATTTGCACAAGAGACACATAGGTATTTGTTCTGACTTAAAAGCGTTAATCAGAGGATTGACCACTTGATTTTGGGATGATGGCAAATTATACGTGTAAGTTTTGTAAGCTCTGAAATTAGGGTACTAGCAGTCATTAATGCTTGGCAAATATGTGTATTTATCATGTGTAATGATTTCAAGAGCTTATGGTGCTGCAAATACTCTTGCCTCATGATATTTTTGTTCCCCTGTATCCTTACAGGACATGTAAGGATAACAAGGCTAACTCTTGCACCGGATATTGCCTTCTCAGCTTTCTCTTACTTTGTTGTTAAAATTGTAGAGCGCTAGAGACTGGTACCTGCTTCAGCGAGAACGTTATGACAGTGTGACAAGAGAGTTAAAAAACTACAGGTATAAGCTTCAACAACTTTCATTTTGATATTACTG is drawn from Triticum dicoccoides isolate Atlit2015 ecotype Zavitan chromosome 6B, WEW_v2.0, whole genome shotgun sequence and contains these coding sequences:
- the LOC119325897 gene encoding uncharacterized protein LOC119325897; translation: MALRSLAARMRVPAAAAAAAARLPSAPRVSPASGSRALPFSSSSSKSARDWYLLQRERYDSVTRELKNYSREVVWTERLAKLLNVVYVLGMPFIVGPLVLKGIAIRRM